A single genomic interval of Candidatus Poribacteria bacterium harbors:
- a CDS encoding class I SAM-dependent methyltransferase, with amino-acid sequence MAETTDPTQKANHPFYYQYRAVYEYATQFTQAQRVLDLGCGEGYGAHLLAQHAKQVVAVDKDKKTIQQAKQKYNLPNLDFYIQDVSQLHKYFPYTFDVVCCFHLIEYLRTPEYFLEEVAKRLVHPAAVLLISTPNRYSPLRESTGLQSPHHECEYNASEFRNLLSMNFRDVTLYTLQGSSKVQQFQEIRAQHLQQIFNYDILKMRYWLPKPLLRLSSDVGGTLLKSFISATHDDLTHSITTADFQVTEVQLYTGLDLIGVCRIPFDTLE; translated from the coding sequence ATGGCAGAAACAACAGATCCAACCCAAAAAGCGAATCATCCATTCTACTATCAGTATCGCGCCGTCTATGAATACGCAACGCAATTCACACAAGCGCAGCGCGTCTTGGACCTCGGATGTGGCGAAGGATACGGCGCACACCTATTGGCACAACACGCAAAACAGGTCGTCGCCGTTGACAAAGACAAAAAGACCATCCAACAAGCAAAGCAGAAATACAATCTCCCCAATCTCGATTTCTACATCCAAGATGTCTCACAACTTCACAAATATTTTCCTTATACGTTTGATGTCGTCTGCTGTTTTCATCTCATTGAATACCTAAGAACTCCCGAGTATTTCTTGGAGGAAGTCGCCAAACGCTTGGTCCACCCCGCAGCAGTGCTTCTCATTTCAACACCGAATCGATATTCTCCACTTCGGGAGTCTACAGGTCTCCAATCGCCCCATCACGAATGCGAATACAACGCCAGCGAGTTCCGAAATCTTCTTTCAATGAATTTTAGAGATGTGACGCTCTATACACTCCAAGGGAGTTCAAAAGTGCAGCAATTTCAAGAGATCCGGGCACAGCACCTCCAACAGATTTTCAACTATGATATCCTAAAAATGCGGTATTGGCTCCCCAAGCCACTCTTACGACTGAGTTCTGATGTCGGGGGGACGTTATTAAAATCGTTCATAAGTGCCACGCATGACGACTTGACGCATAGCATCACGACCGCCGATTTTCAGGTCACCGAGGTACAACTCTACACAGGTTTAGACTTAATCGGAGTCTGTCGAATCCCCTTCGACACGCTTGAATAA
- a CDS encoding nucleoside hydrolase, giving the protein MNFPTLSESRRIEMLQPPTGQVRMVLDTDTYNEIDDQFAVVHALLSPEHLNVEALYAVPFHNNRSNSAEDGMEKSYDEILRLLEFLDVSADGFAYRGSRAFISDRETPVPSDAATDMIERAMASSTEEPLYVAAVGAITNVASAILIEPEIIERIVVIWLGGNPLYWPHTREFNLMQDLQSAQVVLDCGVPFVWLPARGVVSHLHTTVAEMERYVQGRGKVGDYLVEIFKDYSSDHFAWSKVIWDISATAYLINPTWVPTEIVHSPILTEAATWSFDNSRHLMRVASSVNRDAIFRDLFEKLQHHTA; this is encoded by the coding sequence ATGAATTTTCCAACGCTGTCGGAGTCGAGACGTATTGAGATGCTCCAACCGCCGACGGGGCAAGTGCGCATGGTGCTTGACACTGACACCTATAACGAAATCGACGACCAATTTGCTGTCGTTCACGCGCTGCTCTCGCCTGAACATCTCAACGTTGAGGCACTCTACGCCGTACCTTTCCATAATAACCGCTCAAATAGTGCGGAAGATGGGATGGAGAAAAGCTACGATGAAATCCTGCGGCTTTTAGAGTTCCTCGATGTCTCCGCCGACGGCTTCGCCTACCGTGGCTCCAGAGCGTTTATTTCCGATAGAGAGACCCCTGTTCCGAGCGATGCAGCGACTGATATGATCGAACGGGCAATGGCAAGTAGTACAGAAGAGCCGCTTTACGTCGCCGCTGTCGGTGCAATAACAAATGTCGCCTCTGCTATTCTAATAGAACCCGAAATTATCGAACGCATTGTCGTTATCTGGCTTGGCGGCAATCCGTTGTACTGGCCACACACCCGCGAGTTCAACCTTATGCAAGACCTTCAGAGTGCGCAAGTGGTTTTGGACTGCGGTGTGCCTTTCGTTTGGCTACCAGCACGCGGGGTCGTCTCACATCTACACACGACGGTTGCTGAGATGGAACGCTATGTGCAGGGTAGAGGCAAAGTCGGAGATTACCTCGTGGAAATCTTCAAAGACTACTCAAGCGACCATTTCGCTTGGTCAAAAGTGATATGGGATATATCTGCGACAGCCTACCTCATCAATCCAACGTGGGTACCGACAGAAATCGTTCACAGTCCCATCTTGACGGAAGCAGCGACATGGAGTTTTGATAACAGTCGTCATCTTATGCGTGTTGCGTCGAGTGTGAATCGGGACGCTATTTTCAGGGATCTGTTTGAAAAATTGCAACACCATACCGCTTAA
- a CDS encoding phytanoyl-CoA dioxygenase family protein has protein sequence MTTLNKPKKIPAGTSFEFGAHRFHFGAEIVELVDSSSLLNNPNALHRKMCENGYLFIRGFHPRKDAEKAAHWTLQAIAQNGGLKPDTSVEEGIIGKANQTFSFFRQTEVAHAKPILDVVDSQRTMQFYEEFLGGPVITFDKRWLRCMAKGGHNHFHYDSVYVGRGTQNRYTMWSALTDIGLENGPLVICLGSHRHDRLKSTYGATDMDRDLTEAVFSTDPREMVEKFGFTLATAHFQPGDVIIFGLYMMHSSAPNRSDRYRISIDTRYQLAREEKDDRFFFREDGSWLGNFYNKGASYKPIEELRQEWGLE, from the coding sequence ATGACAACATTGAATAAACCGAAAAAGATCCCAGCGGGAACATCCTTTGAATTCGGAGCGCACCGTTTTCACTTTGGTGCGGAGATCGTCGAATTAGTAGATTCCAGCTCACTTCTCAACAATCCGAATGCATTGCACAGAAAGATGTGTGAGAATGGATACCTCTTTATTCGAGGGTTCCATCCGCGAAAGGATGCGGAGAAAGCAGCACATTGGACCTTGCAAGCGATTGCGCAAAACGGTGGGTTAAAGCCGGATACTTCGGTTGAAGAGGGTATCATCGGCAAAGCGAACCAGACATTTAGCTTCTTTCGGCAGACCGAGGTGGCGCATGCCAAACCGATTCTTGATGTTGTGGATAGCCAGCGAACGATGCAGTTCTACGAAGAATTTCTCGGGGGTCCCGTCATTACGTTTGATAAACGGTGGCTTCGCTGCATGGCGAAGGGTGGACATAACCATTTTCACTACGATAGCGTTTACGTTGGGCGCGGCACACAGAACCGGTACACGATGTGGAGCGCATTGACGGACATTGGTTTGGAAAATGGACCCCTCGTCATCTGTCTCGGTTCCCATCGGCACGATCGGTTAAAGTCCACCTACGGCGCGACCGATATGGACCGCGATTTGACGGAAGCCGTGTTTAGCACCGATCCACGTGAGATGGTTGAGAAATTCGGATTCACGTTGGCAACAGCGCATTTTCAGCCGGGGGATGTTATTATCTTTGGACTTTACATGATGCACAGCAGTGCCCCGAATCGCTCTGACCGCTATCGTATCAGCATCGATACGCGATACCAACTCGCTCGCGAAGAGAAAGATGACCGCTTCTTTTTCCGTGAAGACGGCAGTTGGCTCGGTAATTTCTACAACAAAGGCGCAAGTTACAAACCGATAGAGGAACTCCGCCAGGAGTGGGGATTGGAATAA
- a CDS encoding calcineurin-like phosphoesterase family protein, with translation MVYKQWRFVALIAILIFYAIGNSVAEKATATGTVFLDTNGNQVRDDTEKGLPGVRVSNGQDVVQTDANGQYSLAVSDDTILFVIKPRGFMTPVDENRLPRFYYIHKPHGSPEGLKYAGIAPTGPLPASIDFPLTEQPEPDTFKALVFGDTQPYNMQEIEWLAHDVVEEIIGTDAVLGISLGDLVGDDLDLFHPLNAVMATVGIPWYNVHGNHDMNFLATDDRYADETFERVYGPACYSFDWGPVHFINIDNVYFHRDEEDNPRYLSEVGEQQLTFIRNDLAFVPKDQLIVISLHIPLTEMRDVKQLMNLLGDRPHTLSLSAHTHIQRDDFVGPEHGWHGDTPHHHHNHATTSGSWWRGALDEIGIPHTTMRDGAPNGYGIFTFSGNQYSIRFKAARRPADYQMNIWSPWEVASAETGETDVIVNVFGGTKRSTVEIRLGEVGEWRPMTHTPQEDPYYKALKARDDTNQLERRLHTALRETMKAQLKEEGELPQRGRGISGIVKSTHIWQAKLPTNVPKGTHVIYVRTTDMFGQIFIGRRIIRVQ, from the coding sequence ATGGTTTACAAACAGTGGAGATTTGTGGCTTTAATCGCCATTTTGATTTTTTACGCAATTGGAAACAGTGTCGCAGAAAAGGCAACCGCAACTGGTACTGTGTTTCTGGATACAAACGGAAACCAAGTGAGGGACGATACCGAGAAGGGATTGCCTGGGGTTCGCGTCTCCAATGGACAGGATGTTGTCCAAACTGATGCTAACGGGCAATACTCGCTCGCAGTCAGTGACGACACCATTCTCTTTGTCATTAAACCGCGTGGATTTATGACACCGGTGGATGAAAATCGTCTGCCGAGATTTTATTACATTCACAAACCGCACGGTTCACCAGAAGGACTGAAGTATGCTGGCATCGCACCAACCGGTCCATTACCCGCATCAATTGATTTTCCACTCACTGAACAGCCCGAACCGGATACCTTCAAGGCACTCGTCTTCGGGGATACACAGCCCTATAATATGCAAGAGATTGAGTGGTTAGCACATGATGTCGTTGAGGAAATTATTGGAACTGATGCGGTGCTCGGAATCAGCCTTGGCGATTTGGTAGGCGACGATTTAGATTTATTTCACCCACTTAACGCAGTGATGGCTACCGTTGGGATACCGTGGTACAACGTCCACGGTAATCACGATATGAACTTTCTCGCTACGGATGACCGGTACGCCGATGAGACCTTTGAACGTGTTTACGGGCCGGCGTGCTACTCGTTTGACTGGGGACCTGTACATTTCATCAACATCGACAATGTGTACTTTCACCGCGATGAAGAAGACAACCCTCGCTACTTGAGTGAGGTGGGAGAACAGCAGTTGACCTTCATTCGGAACGACCTCGCTTTTGTGCCGAAGGATCAGCTTATTGTTATATCCCTACATATTCCGTTGACCGAGATGCGTGACGTGAAGCAATTGATGAATCTACTCGGCGACCGTCCCCATACGTTATCCCTGTCAGCACACACGCACATCCAACGGGATGACTTCGTTGGACCGGAGCACGGTTGGCACGGGGACACCCCACATCATCACCACAATCATGCGACGACATCAGGGTCTTGGTGGCGGGGCGCGCTTGATGAAATCGGGATTCCGCACACAACCATGCGAGATGGTGCGCCGAATGGATATGGTATTTTCACATTCAGTGGCAATCAGTATTCAATTCGGTTCAAAGCCGCCCGTCGTCCAGCGGATTATCAGATGAATATCTGGTCACCTTGGGAAGTTGCGTCAGCAGAAACCGGCGAAACAGATGTCATCGTTAACGTTTTTGGAGGCACCAAACGCTCAACAGTTGAAATTCGCTTGGGTGAAGTTGGGGAATGGAGACCGATGACCCATACGCCTCAGGAAGACCCCTACTATAAAGCACTCAAGGCACGGGACGATACGAACCAGCTTGAGCGGAGACTGCATACCGCCCTTCGAGAAACAATGAAGGCGCAGTTGAAGGAAGAGGGTGAACTGCCACAAAGGGGACGAGGGATTAGCGGAATCGTAAAGTCAACGCATATCTGGCAAGCGAAGCTCCCAACGAACGTTCCGAAAGGAACGCATGTTATCTACGTCCGTACAACTGATATGTTCGGTCAAATTTTCATAGGACGCAGAATCATCCGAGTGCAGTAG
- a CDS encoding phytanoyl-CoA dioxygenase family protein, with protein sequence MVSPYLTDVQRKEWEKEGFLIIKNVLSSAEIETLLTAVDSAIETYVQETPSLQGDNPFGKGAYTIIRAIERTDALDPLTDHPHTFGTILSLMGPYLQIMGTQIYVRHPDVDALMGFHTDAGPSLQRIHPHPDSLPLQFKIQFFLTDLTEPNQGNFMCVPGSHKIDFPENGFKKGEYPDGAIQVLAEAGDAVIFPWAMWHGVGPNRTDRIRKSVTFRYGQMWSRPYDYDKLPADVLARMTPRRRRLFGDMGEDHHPTDYFKPHDQLEVICADDWNVPLL encoded by the coding sequence ATGGTATCTCCATACTTGACGGATGTCCAACGAAAAGAATGGGAAAAAGAGGGATTTCTGATCATCAAAAACGTGCTTTCGTCTGCTGAAATTGAGACACTTTTGACGGCTGTGGATTCAGCAATTGAGACGTATGTCCAAGAAACACCGAGTCTACAAGGCGATAATCCGTTTGGAAAAGGTGCCTATACGATTATCCGTGCGATTGAGCGAACAGATGCTCTCGATCCACTCACCGATCATCCACACACCTTCGGCACGATCCTTTCGCTGATGGGACCCTATCTCCAAATCATGGGAACGCAAATCTACGTTCGGCACCCAGATGTTGACGCTTTGATGGGATTTCATACGGATGCGGGTCCCTCACTTCAACGGATTCATCCGCATCCGGATAGTCTACCCCTCCAATTCAAAATCCAGTTTTTCCTAACGGATCTGACCGAACCAAATCAAGGGAATTTTATGTGTGTACCCGGCAGCCACAAGATAGATTTCCCTGAAAACGGGTTTAAAAAAGGCGAGTATCCCGACGGTGCGATTCAAGTCCTTGCCGAGGCTGGAGACGCGGTCATCTTCCCATGGGCGATGTGGCACGGTGTCGGTCCGAATCGGACGGATCGTATCCGCAAAAGCGTCACCTTCCGTTACGGGCAGATGTGGTCCCGCCCTTACGACTACGACAAACTACCCGCGGACGTTCTCGCACGGATGACACCACGCCGCCGAAGGCTATTCGGCGACATGGGTGAAGACCACCATCCAACCGATTACTTCAAACCGCACGATCAGCTTGAAGTTATTTGCGCTGACGACTGGAATGTCCCACTTCTATGA
- the recG gene encoding ATP-dependent DNA helicase RecG — protein sequence MDNFTKILTTIRRPFQQELRKGCKDDVVVNGLGSYVQLWVKNGDAFVLDATQKEMLNGLANLFENYKGLSPTERQRTLEEATKRINDALGQASRISSLEENPPTRSEPTTQRTSGKKNGQQTEMLPLFKKIENPPERLPIQQEQTEEQAIDTKQRESLPLFQNVETSPQHVESTPTEEATASVPIPDTPVGTDITSLDFLGEPLQYLKGIGPRRASMLREELNLQTVGEFLAYYPRDYIDRSKMIEIYRVGRREDDEPETIQGKVVSHTSSPTAKGKRIGKVSIYDGTGVAMLVNFGRRIGVMKGLLPVDTEVVVSGKFTRRYNEIQATDYEFELFEESDETQGLIHTKRIVPKYPLTAKLTAKMMRMWMRTALDEYGQQIPEILPLALRQRQGLIDRQSAINEIHFPTSEAHRKAAQKRLAFEEFFLLSLGMEMKKEHRTSEDGIAFQVGTETGENVPALLRDFVASLPYELTNAQKRVFAEIQDDMRKKNVMNRLIQGDVGSGKTVVAAMALLCAIENGYQGALMVPTEILAEQHYYNLSEMLEHLHKTNKGTAEEDGGKINVVLLKSDLPKAEREEALEAITNGSADLIVGTQALIQEGVDFQKLGLVIIDEQHRFGVMQRATLRNKAQAGNGDLKQQVTPPPAPDVLVMTATPIPRTLALTLYGDLNVSVIDEMPPGRQRIKTYWIKEKDREKLYGNLRKEIQRGRQAYIVYPLVEESEKLEELKAATEMATHLQNEVFPNLRVGLLHGQMKSVEKQEVMANFNARNIDILVSTTVIEVGIDVPNATLMVIENAERFGLSQLHQLRGRVGRGEHQSACYLVAIPKGDDSYQRIQAMIRTNNGFRIAEADLNIRGPGEFFGTRQSGVPNFKIANIIHDATLLETAKKEAELLIKADPALVAPVHQLLKRMLQKHWRGNLEIASVG from the coding sequence ATGGATAACTTCACAAAAATTCTTACTACCATCCGTCGCCCCTTCCAACAAGAACTTCGGAAGGGATGCAAGGATGATGTCGTTGTTAACGGGTTGGGCAGTTATGTTCAACTATGGGTAAAAAATGGAGATGCGTTTGTTCTGGACGCAACTCAGAAAGAGATGTTGAACGGTTTGGCGAACCTCTTTGAAAATTACAAAGGGTTATCGCCTACTGAACGGCAGCGCACACTTGAGGAGGCAACGAAACGGATTAATGATGCCCTTGGGCAAGCATCCCGAATCTCCAGTCTTGAAGAAAATCCACCAACACGTTCAGAGCCGACGACCCAACGCACAAGTGGTAAAAAGAATGGGCAGCAAACCGAGATGCTGCCGCTCTTTAAAAAAATAGAAAACCCGCCAGAAAGATTACCGATACAACAGGAACAGACAGAAGAACAAGCAATTGATACAAAGCAAAGGGAATCCCTGCCCCTTTTTCAGAATGTGGAGACTTCCCCACAACACGTAGAGAGTACTCCCACGGAAGAAGCCACCGCATCTGTGCCGATCCCCGACACGCCTGTTGGAACAGACATCACTTCACTCGATTTCTTAGGTGAACCGCTCCAGTATCTCAAAGGTATCGGGCCCCGCCGCGCCAGTATGCTTCGGGAAGAACTCAATCTTCAAACGGTTGGTGAATTCCTCGCATACTACCCTCGCGATTATATTGACCGCTCCAAGATGATAGAGATTTACAGAGTGGGAAGACGGGAAGACGATGAACCGGAGACCATCCAAGGTAAGGTCGTCAGTCATACCTCTTCTCCAACTGCAAAGGGAAAACGCATCGGTAAGGTCTCAATTTACGACGGAACGGGTGTCGCCATGCTCGTCAACTTCGGGAGACGCATCGGCGTTATGAAGGGATTGCTTCCAGTGGATACCGAAGTTGTCGTCAGCGGCAAATTCACGCGTCGTTACAATGAAATCCAAGCGACCGATTACGAGTTTGAACTGTTCGAGGAAAGCGATGAGACACAGGGTCTGATTCACACCAAACGGATTGTTCCGAAATATCCACTCACAGCGAAACTTACGGCGAAAATGATGCGTATGTGGATGCGTACCGCGCTTGATGAATATGGACAACAGATCCCTGAGATTTTACCGCTCGCGCTCCGCCAACGTCAAGGCTTGATTGACAGGCAATCGGCTATCAATGAGATTCACTTTCCGACATCAGAAGCGCATCGAAAAGCGGCACAAAAACGACTCGCCTTTGAGGAGTTTTTTCTGCTCAGTCTCGGCATGGAGATGAAAAAGGAACACCGGACCTCGGAGGACGGTATCGCGTTCCAAGTTGGAACGGAAACAGGAGAAAATGTTCCGGCACTGTTACGTGATTTCGTCGCATCGCTTCCCTACGAACTCACCAACGCGCAAAAACGGGTCTTCGCTGAAATCCAGGACGATATGCGGAAGAAAAACGTCATGAATCGATTGATTCAAGGGGATGTCGGTTCTGGCAAAACTGTTGTCGCAGCGATGGCGTTGCTCTGTGCGATTGAAAACGGGTATCAAGGCGCACTAATGGTACCGACTGAAATCCTCGCAGAGCAGCACTATTACAATCTTTCGGAGATGCTTGAGCATCTGCACAAAACAAACAAGGGGACTGCAGAAGAAGACGGTGGGAAAATAAACGTTGTACTTCTCAAAAGCGACCTCCCCAAAGCAGAACGTGAAGAGGCATTAGAAGCGATCACGAACGGTTCCGCTGACCTCATCGTTGGGACCCAGGCGTTGATACAGGAAGGTGTGGATTTTCAGAAACTCGGACTCGTCATCATAGACGAACAACACCGGTTCGGCGTGATGCAACGGGCAACACTTCGTAACAAAGCGCAAGCGGGAAACGGCGATTTGAAACAGCAGGTTACCCCTCCGCCAGCCCCAGATGTGCTTGTCATGACAGCGACACCAATCCCAAGAACACTCGCCTTGACACTCTACGGAGACCTGAATGTGTCCGTTATTGACGAGATGCCACCGGGTAGACAGAGGATTAAGACCTACTGGATAAAGGAAAAGGACCGAGAAAAGTTATACGGTAACCTTCGGAAGGAGATCCAACGCGGCAGACAGGCATACATCGTCTATCCGCTCGTCGAAGAGTCCGAAAAATTGGAAGAACTCAAAGCCGCTACAGAAATGGCAACGCACCTTCAAAATGAGGTGTTCCCTAACTTACGCGTTGGACTTTTGCATGGGCAGATGAAATCTGTCGAGAAACAGGAAGTCATGGCGAACTTCAACGCACGGAACATTGACATCCTCGTTTCAACGACCGTAATTGAAGTCGGTATTGATGTGCCGAACGCAACGCTGATGGTAATTGAAAACGCGGAACGGTTTGGGTTGTCCCAGTTGCATCAATTGCGCGGACGCGTCGGACGTGGCGAGCATCAATCGGCGTGTTATCTCGTTGCTATACCGAAAGGGGACGATTCCTATCAGCGCATTCAGGCGATGATTCGGACCAACAACGGCTTTAGGATCGCAGAAGCAGACCTAAATATCCGCGGTCCCGGAGAATTCTTCGGCACTCGCCAATCGGGTGTCCCGAACTTTAAGATAGCGAACATCATCCACGATGCCACACTTCTGGAGACAGCAAAAAAAGAGGCGGAATTATTAATCAAGGCGGATCCGGCGTTAGTCGCACCTGTACATCAATTGCTGAAACGGATGTTACAGAAACATTGGCGAGGGAATTTGGAGATAGCGTCGGTTGGTTAG
- a CDS encoding type II toxin-antitoxin system RelE/ParE family toxin, whose translation MYSLEIMPKAEADFARLDATIEQRILDKLRVLCENCDTHRHEALRGPHRGKFRLRVAGAYRVLYTFNRQTRTVVVHEVRHRSSVY comes from the coding sequence ATGTACAGTTTGGAAATTATGCCAAAAGCGGAAGCAGATTTTGCCCGTTTAGATGCTACGATTGAACAGCGAATTCTCGACAAACTGAGGGTATTATGCGAAAATTGCGATACACATCGCCACGAGGCTCTCCGAGGCCCACATAGAGGTAAGTTCCGTTTACGCGTTGCTGGTGCTTATCGAGTTCTGTATACTTTCAATAGACAAACAAGGACAGTTGTTGTTCACGAAGTTAGACATCGGAGCAGCGTTTATTAA